Proteins from a single region of Xyrauchen texanus isolate HMW12.3.18 chromosome 7, RBS_HiC_50CHRs, whole genome shotgun sequence:
- the LOC127646937 gene encoding SAM pointed domain-containing Ets transcription factor-like isoform X1 — MASPVRIQTDNSILQTPRPGFADTSLALLKREDGIVQTSEMVDHKPCLDGSDRGHPGLYLSCFDMLFTEDAAWLVRVSDSSTSVGAAGHQLDLCQEPEQCPVIDSPGLESSPLSPTLEEQVEERSLEQVQSLVVGEVLKDIETACKLLNITPDPMEWNCENVQKWLLWTEHLYRLPQVGKAFQDLNGKDLCSMSEEDFRQRSPQCSETLHAHLDIWKSGEIHKSAWMKERCSVGETRMREPGELWSEADSSCSGQPIHLWQFLRELLLKPHSYGRYIRWLNKEKGIFKIEDSAHVARLWGLRKNRPAMNYDKLSRSIRQYYKKGIIRKPDVSQRLVYQFVHPV, encoded by the exons ATGGCCAGTCCGGTTCGGATCCAGACAGATAACTCCATTCTTCAGACACCACGTCCCGGCTTTGCAGATACCTCGCTGGCTCTTCTTAAGCGAGAAGATGGAATAGTGCAGACCTCGGAGATGGTCGACCACAAACCCTGTCTAGATGGCTCGGACCGTGGACATCCTGGACTCTATCTGTCCTGCTTTGACATGCTCTTTACAGAGGATGCTGCGTGGCTGGTGAGAGTGTCTGATTCCTCTACATCTGTGGGTGCTGCTGGGCACCAATTGGATCTGTGTCAAGAACCAGAGCAGTGTCCTGTCATTGACAGCCCAGGGCTGGAATCCTCACCACTGTCTCCTACCCTGGAAGAACAGGTGGAGGAGAGATCTTTGGAGCAGGTGCAAAGTCTGGTGGTGGGAGAAGTTCTGAAGGACATTGAAACAGCTTGTAAACTTCTAAACATCACACCAG ATCCAATGGAGTGGAACTGTGAGAATGTACAAAAGTGGTTACTATGGACGGAGCATCTGTACAGGCTTCCGCAGGTGGGCAAGGCCTTCCAAGACCTGAATGGGAAAGATTTATGTTCCATGAGTGAGGAAGACTTCCGACAGCGGTCGCCACAATGCAGTGAAACCTTACatgcacatctggatatatggAAATCAGGTGAAATACATAAGT CTGCCTGGATGAAGGAAAGATGTTCGGTTGGAGAGACCAGGATGAGAG AACCAGGGGAGCTTTGGTCAGAAGCAGATTCGTCGTGTTCAGGTCAGCCGATCCACCTGTGGCAGTTCCTCAGAGAACTTCTCCTGAAACCTCACAGTTATGGACGCTACATCCGCTGGCTCAACAAAGAGAAAG GGATCTTCAAAATCGAAGATTCGGCTCACGTCGCACGTCTCTGGGGTTTGAGGAAGAACCGGCCAGCTATGAACTATGACAAACTCAGCCGCTCCATTCGGCAGTACTATAAAAAGGGCATCATACGCAAGCCAGATGTCTCTCAAAGACTTGTCTATCAGTTTGTGCATCCTGTATAA
- the LOC127646937 gene encoding SAM pointed domain-containing Ets transcription factor-like isoform X2 encodes MASPVRIQTDNSILQTPRPGFADTSLALLKREDGIVQTSEMVDHKPCLDGSDRGHPGLYLSCFDMLFTEDAAWLVRVSDSSTSVGAAGHQLDLCQEPEQCPVIDSPGLESSPLSPTLEEQVEERSLEQVQSLVVGEVLKDIETACKLLNITPDPMEWNCENVQKWLLWTEHLYRLPQVGKAFQDLNGKDLCSMSEEDFRQRSPQCSETLHAHLDIWKSAAWMKERCSVGETRMREPGELWSEADSSCSGQPIHLWQFLRELLLKPHSYGRYIRWLNKEKGIFKIEDSAHVARLWGLRKNRPAMNYDKLSRSIRQYYKKGIIRKPDVSQRLVYQFVHPV; translated from the exons ATGGCCAGTCCGGTTCGGATCCAGACAGATAACTCCATTCTTCAGACACCACGTCCCGGCTTTGCAGATACCTCGCTGGCTCTTCTTAAGCGAGAAGATGGAATAGTGCAGACCTCGGAGATGGTCGACCACAAACCCTGTCTAGATGGCTCGGACCGTGGACATCCTGGACTCTATCTGTCCTGCTTTGACATGCTCTTTACAGAGGATGCTGCGTGGCTGGTGAGAGTGTCTGATTCCTCTACATCTGTGGGTGCTGCTGGGCACCAATTGGATCTGTGTCAAGAACCAGAGCAGTGTCCTGTCATTGACAGCCCAGGGCTGGAATCCTCACCACTGTCTCCTACCCTGGAAGAACAGGTGGAGGAGAGATCTTTGGAGCAGGTGCAAAGTCTGGTGGTGGGAGAAGTTCTGAAGGACATTGAAACAGCTTGTAAACTTCTAAACATCACACCAG ATCCAATGGAGTGGAACTGTGAGAATGTACAAAAGTGGTTACTATGGACGGAGCATCTGTACAGGCTTCCGCAGGTGGGCAAGGCCTTCCAAGACCTGAATGGGAAAGATTTATGTTCCATGAGTGAGGAAGACTTCCGACAGCGGTCGCCACAATGCAGTGAAACCTTACatgcacatctggatatatggAAATCAG CTGCCTGGATGAAGGAAAGATGTTCGGTTGGAGAGACCAGGATGAGAG AACCAGGGGAGCTTTGGTCAGAAGCAGATTCGTCGTGTTCAGGTCAGCCGATCCACCTGTGGCAGTTCCTCAGAGAACTTCTCCTGAAACCTCACAGTTATGGACGCTACATCCGCTGGCTCAACAAAGAGAAAG GGATCTTCAAAATCGAAGATTCGGCTCACGTCGCACGTCTCTGGGGTTTGAGGAAGAACCGGCCAGCTATGAACTATGACAAACTCAGCCGCTCCATTCGGCAGTACTATAAAAAGGGCATCATACGCAAGCCAGATGTCTCTCAAAGACTTGTCTATCAGTTTGTGCATCCTGTATAA